A DNA window from Pseudomonas tohonis contains the following coding sequences:
- the tmk gene encoding dTMP kinase yields MSGLFITLEGPEGAGKSTNRDFLAERLRGHGIDVLLTREPGGTPLAECIRELLLAPSDEAMAADTELLLMFAARAQHIAGVIRPALARGQVVLCDRFTDATYAYQGGGRGLPVERIALLEDFVQGELRPDLTLVFDLPVDVGLSRAAARGRLDRFEQEDRSFFEAVRQTYLQRAAAAPGRYRVLDAAAPLANVQQTLEALLPELLERCRG; encoded by the coding sequence GTGAGCGGTCTGTTCATCACGCTCGAAGGTCCCGAAGGGGCCGGCAAGAGCACAAATCGCGACTTCCTCGCCGAGCGCCTGCGCGGCCACGGCATCGACGTGCTGCTGACCCGCGAGCCGGGTGGCACTCCGTTGGCCGAGTGCATCCGTGAACTGCTCCTGGCGCCCAGCGATGAAGCCATGGCCGCCGATACCGAGCTGCTGCTGATGTTCGCCGCCCGTGCCCAGCACATCGCCGGGGTGATCCGCCCGGCGCTTGCCCGGGGCCAGGTGGTGCTTTGCGACCGTTTCACCGATGCCACCTACGCCTACCAGGGCGGAGGGCGAGGGCTGCCCGTCGAGCGCATCGCGTTGCTGGAGGACTTCGTCCAGGGCGAGCTGCGCCCTGACCTGACCCTGGTCTTCGACCTGCCCGTGGATGTCGGCCTCAGCCGGGCCGCCGCGCGCGGTCGCCTGGATCGCTTCGAGCAGGAAGACCGCAGCTTCTTCGAGGCCGTGCGGCAGACCTACCTGCAGCGGGCCGCCGCAGCGCCCGGGCGCTACCGTGTGCTGGATGCCGCCGCCCCGCTGGCCAATGTCCAGCAGACCCTCGAAGCCCTGCTGCCCGAACTGCTGGAGCGTTGCCGTGGCTGA
- a CDS encoding HD-GYP domain-containing protein, which produces MFSSISPETRIVIIDDILANLRLLESSVKAFGLRHVTSFTDSAAGLEWLRSNPWDLLLLDLDMPAPDGFEILGHLGDRNRSRCPVIILTALNDPENRRRGLELGANDYLTKPVDLPELLLRMRNCLSLSHATASLEQLNRDLESKVQARTAQLQESYRSAIRALGRAACYRDNDTGDHIMRIGESAAMVAAKLGMPDAWCETIRLAAPMHDLGKIGIGDDILLKQGPLTAEERSQMMEHPVIGYTILHEDPGTELSEMAAEIAYCHHEKWDGSGYPRGLAGEAIPLSARIVALCDVYDALRMDRPYKRAWEPDRAQAFIREQAGRHFDPTLVVVMESCFPDIEALLVEEDAYEERKRAT; this is translated from the coding sequence ATGTTCTCTAGCATCTCGCCGGAAACCCGCATCGTCATCATCGACGACATCCTGGCCAACCTCCGGCTCCTGGAGTCCAGCGTCAAGGCGTTCGGCCTGCGCCATGTCACCAGCTTCACCGATTCCGCAGCGGGCCTGGAATGGCTGCGGTCCAATCCATGGGACCTGCTTTTGCTCGATCTGGACATGCCGGCACCCGACGGCTTTGAAATCCTTGGCCATCTGGGTGACCGGAACCGCTCGCGCTGCCCGGTGATAATCCTCACCGCGCTGAACGACCCGGAGAACCGTCGGCGTGGCCTGGAACTGGGTGCCAACGATTACCTGACCAAGCCGGTGGACCTGCCCGAACTGCTCCTGCGGATGCGCAACTGCCTGAGCCTGTCGCACGCCACCGCCAGCCTCGAGCAGCTCAATCGAGACCTGGAGAGCAAGGTACAGGCCCGAACGGCGCAACTGCAGGAAAGCTACCGTTCGGCGATACGCGCGCTGGGCAGGGCCGCCTGCTACCGCGACAACGACACTGGCGATCACATCATGCGCATCGGGGAATCCGCCGCGATGGTGGCCGCCAAACTGGGCATGCCCGATGCCTGGTGCGAGACGATCCGGCTGGCTGCCCCGATGCATGACCTGGGCAAGATAGGCATCGGCGACGACATCCTCCTCAAGCAGGGCCCGCTGACGGCAGAGGAGCGTAGCCAGATGATGGAACATCCGGTGATCGGCTACACCATCCTGCACGAGGACCCCGGCACCGAGCTCAGCGAGATGGCCGCCGAGATCGCCTACTGCCACCACGAGAAATGGGACGGCAGCGGCTACCCACGCGGCCTGGCCGGCGAGGCCATCCCGCTCTCGGCGCGGATAGTCGCCCTCTGCGATGTCTACGATGCGCTGCGCATGGACCGCCCCTACAAGCGGGCCTGGGAGCCCGACCGCGCCCAGGCGTTCATCCGCGAGCAGGCGGGACGTCACTTCGATCCGACGCTCGTCGTCGTGATGGAGAGCTGCTTCCCCGACATCGAGGCGCTGCTGGTGGAGGAGGATGCGTACGAGGAGCGCAAGCGTGCGACCTGA
- a CDS encoding diguanylate cyclase domain-containing protein — translation MDYTPSLLIVDDDTSAIRILSKAIGSLGKVRFATNGPDALRAAQEQRPDLVLLDAEMPGMGGFEVCERMKTEMELRDVPVIFITSHTEASMEEAGLALGAVDFIGKPIRPAIVNARVKTHLHLKLAMDRLNLLAQTDGLTGLANRRFLDQTIEREWLRTRRNGQPFSLLLMDIDYFKRYNDRNGHLQGDQCLIAVAHALRACINRPADLVARYGGEEFAVLLPETDHVGACRIADQLGDGVRHLNIPHPDSPHGNVTVSIGVASFDEESPSWPHSSESNEVVPNIARLLEFSDAALYEAKEAGRDCSRFRNIELAALMPAADPNIS, via the coding sequence ATGGACTACACACCCTCCCTGCTGATCGTGGATGACGACACCTCGGCGATCCGCATCCTCAGCAAGGCGATCGGCAGTCTCGGCAAGGTCCGCTTCGCCACCAACGGTCCCGATGCACTCCGGGCGGCACAGGAGCAAAGGCCCGACCTGGTCCTGCTGGATGCCGAAATGCCCGGCATGGGCGGCTTCGAGGTCTGTGAACGGATGAAGACCGAAATGGAACTGCGCGACGTCCCGGTCATCTTCATCACCAGCCACACCGAGGCGAGCATGGAGGAAGCGGGCCTCGCCCTGGGCGCGGTGGACTTCATCGGCAAGCCCATACGCCCCGCCATCGTCAATGCACGGGTGAAGACGCACCTGCACCTGAAGCTGGCCATGGACCGGCTCAACCTGCTGGCGCAGACCGACGGCCTGACGGGCCTGGCCAACCGTCGCTTCCTCGATCAGACCATCGAGCGCGAATGGCTGAGGACCCGCCGCAACGGGCAACCCTTCTCATTGCTGCTGATGGATATCGACTATTTCAAACGCTACAACGACCGTAACGGCCACTTGCAGGGCGACCAGTGCCTGATCGCCGTCGCCCATGCCCTGCGCGCCTGCATCAACAGGCCCGCCGACCTGGTGGCCCGCTATGGCGGTGAAGAGTTCGCCGTGCTGTTGCCCGAAACCGATCATGTCGGCGCCTGCCGCATAGCCGACCAACTGGGGGACGGTGTCAGGCACTTGAACATTCCCCACCCCGACAGCCCCCACGGGAACGTGACGGTTTCAATCGGCGTCGCCAGTTTCGATGAAGAAAGTCCCAGTTGGCCGCATTCCAGTGAAAGCAATGAAGTCGTACCGAACATCGCAAGACTTCTCGAGTTTTCGGATGCCGCCTTATATGAGGCCAAGGAAGCGGGCCGGGATTGCAGTCGCTTCAGGAACATCGAACTTGCAGCGTTGATGCCAGCGGCTGATCCGAACATCAGCTAA
- a CDS encoding PilZ domain-containing protein, with protein sequence MSLPPNLGPRNGILSLTIKDKSVLYAAYMPFIKNGGLFIPTNKSYKLGDEVFMLLNLMDEQEKIPVAGKVVWITPKGAQGNRAAGIGVQFNDGDTGARNKIETYLAGALKSDRPTHTM encoded by the coding sequence ATGAGCCTGCCACCCAATCTGGGCCCGCGTAACGGGATCCTGTCCTTGACCATCAAGGACAAGTCCGTGCTGTATGCCGCCTATATGCCCTTCATCAAGAACGGCGGCCTGTTCATCCCGACGAACAAGAGCTACAAGCTCGGCGACGAAGTGTTCATGCTCCTCAACCTCATGGACGAGCAGGAAAAGATCCCGGTGGCCGGCAAGGTCGTCTGGATCACCCCGAAGGGGGCCCAGGGCAACCGTGCCGCCGGCATCGGCGTGCAGTTCAACGATGGCGATACCGGTGCACGCAACAAGATCGAGACCTACCTCGCCGGTGCCCTCAAGTCGGACCGCCCCACCCACACCATGTAA
- a CDS encoding GTP 3',8-cyclase MoaA, with the protein MIVDRQGRRFRNLRISLTAACNYACTYCVPDGKRLVAAQDELSAEAMVRGVSYLMEAAGIERLRITGGEPLVSPKLDHFLRGVSGLGLEDISLTTNGQLLSRKLPLLVDCGIRRLNVSLDTLDADAFRGIARGGDLKTVLQGLAEARAAGLKIKLNMVPLRGQNLDQVMPLLEYCLENGFELRFIELMRMGHLARDGVGFQQQFIGLDELLQLIGERYEFVQAEAPVDATALRYAIPGLGHFGIIANESVPFCRTCSRLRLSSTGWLHGCLSSSNRHYVGDLLDKPRHQALPGLQRLLVKALADKQDIAFSGGVTVMKIIGG; encoded by the coding sequence ATGATCGTCGACCGCCAAGGCAGGCGCTTCCGCAACCTGCGCATCAGCCTGACCGCCGCCTGCAACTACGCCTGCACCTACTGCGTGCCGGACGGCAAGCGCCTGGTCGCGGCACAGGACGAGCTTTCCGCCGAGGCCATGGTGCGCGGCGTCTCCTACCTGATGGAGGCCGCCGGCATCGAGCGCCTGCGCATCACCGGCGGCGAGCCGCTGGTCAGCCCCAAGCTCGATCACTTCCTTCGCGGCGTCAGCGGCCTCGGCCTCGAAGACATCAGCCTCACCACCAACGGCCAGCTGCTTTCGCGCAAGCTGCCGCTGCTGGTCGATTGCGGCATCCGCCGCCTCAACGTTTCCCTCGACACCCTGGATGCCGACGCCTTCCGGGGTATCGCCCGTGGCGGTGACCTGAAGACCGTGCTGCAGGGGCTCGCCGAGGCCCGGGCGGCGGGGCTGAAGATCAAGCTCAACATGGTGCCCCTGCGTGGCCAGAACCTGGACCAGGTCATGCCGCTGCTGGAGTACTGCCTGGAGAACGGCTTCGAGCTGCGCTTCATCGAGCTGATGCGCATGGGCCACCTGGCGCGTGATGGCGTCGGCTTCCAGCAGCAGTTCATCGGCCTGGACGAGTTGCTCCAGTTGATCGGCGAGCGTTACGAGTTCGTCCAGGCCGAAGCGCCGGTGGACGCCACCGCGCTGCGCTATGCGATTCCCGGCCTGGGGCATTTCGGCATCATCGCCAACGAGAGCGTGCCGTTCTGCCGCACCTGCTCGCGCCTGCGCCTGTCCTCCACCGGCTGGCTGCACGGCTGCCTGTCATCGAGCAACCGCCACTACGTCGGCGACCTGCTGGACAAGCCTCGCCACCAGGCCCTCCCGGGCCTGCAGCGGCTGCTGGTGAAGGCCCTGGCGGACAAACAGGACATCGCCTTCTCCGGCGGCGTCACCGTCATGAAGATCATCGGCGGCTGA
- a CDS encoding ATP-binding protein: MSGIARKVGLRQWIWKAFVQSALLPLILVETVLITCYLLSNQQMRDAQIAYLQHNALDSLEATANQNAQIIQNHLAHIASNTELFGHLAELALSTPSVAPIEQLATTEDGARYSPEDLGGAASFYSSLSPAGTPSQDRARRLSMLDPLMKEMKRHQPLISSLYFNAWDSYNRIYPWFRTDLQYPHNMRIPGYNFYYLADAAHNPDRLQRWTDVYLDPAGNGWMASSIFPVYRDDFLEGVVGMDLTVDGILQEIGKLHIGWGGYLLLVSKDMNILALPRAAEHDFDLRELTGHTYREAVRTERFKPDDFNLERRPDTRALAGLLAASPSGHAEITLRGKTHLAAWDEIQPAGWRLVALADKSEVMAATNSLAGHYQSIGYLLIAGMIGFYLCFFTYMWLRARSLSEKLRDSIDAIAEMLRRIGRGDWHPRRAVSSIHELDQMAESVMVMGEQLSLSEMQRSSAQQRLELVIESVTAGLWEYDLARDRLLFRGEFCKCFGLPDSELGRADLLSRIAPEDVPRLDAALQGLRIGNLTRIDLELRVLGPDESPLWMLCRGRILHLEQEPDRRLAAGTFVDIQVLKQVEEDLRHRTREAQAASQAKSRFISSISHELRTPLNAIHGFAQLLRMKATEEQADTQPLDEILLASGHLGQLVDDLLDWSSLQAEAPRLILRAVEVGALMLECSEMIRAQAETAGLDLHVALPDGPVYVMADARRLRQVLINLLSNGIKYNRPAGLLAMGTETIDGRLRLYVEDGGEGVEPALQQALFEPFQRLGKENTSIQGTGIGLSLCRELAELMQGCMGLHSEPGVGSRFWIELILAAAPEEAPRKSGPSPLSVYYLDDQAASQQRVAQALRGLARVTPFEHGDRLAQELENELPDLLLMDCKVPGAEVTDRLKTFPGGSDVPVILLSEAPDHRSLQHYAFKAVLRKPIDIQELRELVSSLMIQEESDVL, from the coding sequence ATGAGTGGAATCGCCCGCAAGGTCGGCCTGCGCCAGTGGATCTGGAAAGCCTTCGTGCAAAGCGCTCTGCTGCCGCTGATCCTGGTCGAAACGGTACTGATCACCTGCTACCTGCTGAGCAACCAGCAGATGCGCGACGCCCAGATCGCCTACCTGCAGCACAACGCACTCGACAGCCTGGAGGCCACGGCCAACCAGAACGCCCAGATCATCCAAAACCACCTGGCGCACATCGCGAGCAACACCGAACTGTTCGGCCACCTGGCCGAACTGGCGCTTTCCACCCCCTCCGTCGCGCCCATCGAGCAGCTCGCCACCACCGAGGATGGCGCCCGCTACAGCCCCGAGGACCTGGGGGGAGCGGCGTCGTTCTACTCCAGCCTCTCGCCCGCCGGGACGCCCAGCCAGGACAGGGCGCGACGGCTCTCGATGCTCGACCCCCTGATGAAAGAGATGAAGCGCCACCAGCCGCTGATCTCCAGCCTCTATTTCAACGCCTGGGACAGCTACAACAGGATCTACCCGTGGTTCCGCACCGACCTGCAGTACCCGCACAACATGCGCATCCCCGGCTACAACTTCTATTACCTGGCGGATGCGGCCCACAACCCGGATCGTCTGCAGCGCTGGACCGACGTCTACCTCGACCCGGCCGGCAACGGCTGGATGGCGTCCTCCATCTTCCCCGTCTACCGCGATGACTTCCTGGAGGGCGTGGTCGGGATGGACCTCACGGTGGACGGCATCCTCCAGGAGATCGGCAAGCTGCATATCGGCTGGGGCGGTTACCTGCTGCTCGTCAGCAAGGACATGAACATCCTGGCGCTGCCCCGTGCGGCGGAGCATGACTTCGACCTGCGGGAGCTGACGGGGCATACCTACCGGGAGGCGGTCCGCACCGAACGCTTCAAGCCGGACGACTTCAACCTGGAGCGGCGCCCCGATACCAGGGCGCTGGCCGGGCTGCTGGCGGCCAGTCCCAGCGGCCATGCGGAGATCACCCTGCGCGGCAAGACGCACCTGGCCGCCTGGGACGAGATCCAGCCCGCCGGGTGGCGCCTGGTCGCACTGGCGGACAAGAGCGAAGTGATGGCGGCGACGAACTCGCTGGCCGGCCACTACCAGTCGATCGGCTACCTGCTGATCGCCGGGATGATCGGCTTCTACCTGTGCTTCTTCACCTACATGTGGCTGCGGGCGAGAAGCCTGAGCGAGAAGCTGCGGGACTCGATCGACGCCATCGCCGAGATGCTGAGAAGGATCGGCAGGGGTGATTGGCACCCGAGGCGTGCGGTGTCCTCTATCCACGAACTGGACCAGATGGCCGAATCCGTGATGGTCATGGGCGAGCAGCTCAGTCTCAGCGAAATGCAGCGCAGCTCGGCCCAGCAGCGCCTGGAGCTGGTCATCGAAAGCGTCACCGCCGGGCTCTGGGAATACGACCTGGCGAGGGACCGCCTGCTCTTTCGCGGGGAGTTCTGCAAATGCTTCGGTCTGCCTGACAGCGAGCTGGGCCGGGCGGACCTGCTCTCCCGCATAGCACCCGAGGACGTCCCCAGGCTCGACGCCGCACTGCAGGGGCTGCGGATCGGCAACCTCACCCGCATCGACCTCGAGCTGCGTGTACTCGGGCCCGACGAGTCGCCCCTCTGGATGCTCTGCCGCGGCCGGATACTCCATCTGGAGCAGGAGCCGGACAGGCGTCTTGCCGCCGGCACCTTCGTGGACATCCAGGTGCTCAAGCAGGTGGAGGAAGACCTGCGTCATCGCACCCGCGAGGCCCAGGCCGCCAGCCAGGCGAAATCACGCTTCATCTCCAGCATCAGCCACGAGTTGCGCACGCCACTCAACGCCATCCATGGATTCGCACAGCTGCTGCGCATGAAGGCCACGGAGGAGCAGGCGGACACGCAGCCCCTGGACGAGATCCTGCTGGCCAGCGGACACCTGGGACAGCTGGTCGACGACCTGCTGGACTGGTCCAGCCTGCAGGCCGAGGCCCCCAGGCTCATCCTGCGCGCGGTGGAAGTCGGTGCCCTGATGCTCGAATGCTCCGAGATGATCCGCGCACAGGCGGAAACGGCGGGCCTCGACCTGCACGTGGCGTTGCCGGACGGGCCGGTATACGTCATGGCCGATGCCCGGCGCCTGCGCCAGGTGCTGATCAACCTGCTTTCCAACGGCATCAAGTACAACCGCCCTGCCGGCCTGCTGGCGATGGGCACGGAAACCATCGATGGGCGCTTGCGCCTGTATGTGGAGGATGGCGGCGAAGGCGTCGAGCCAGCCCTGCAGCAAGCGCTGTTCGAGCCCTTCCAGCGCCTGGGCAAGGAGAACACCTCCATACAGGGCACCGGGATCGGGCTGTCGCTGTGTCGCGAGCTGGCCGAACTGATGCAGGGCTGCATGGGCCTGCACAGCGAACCGGGCGTGGGCAGCCGCTTCTGGATCGAACTCATACTCGCCGCCGCGCCCGAGGAGGCGCCCAGGAAAAGCGGGCCAAGCCCGCTGAGCGTGTACTACCTCGATGACCAAGCGGCCAGCCAGCAAAGGGTGGCCCAGGCGCTTCGAGGTCTCGCCCGGGTCACGCCGTTCGAGCATGGCGACAGGCTTGCGCAAGAGCTGGAGAACGAGCTCCCGGACCTGCTTCTCATGGACTGCAAGGTGCCGGGCGCCGAGGTGACCGATCGACTGAAGACTTTCCCCGGAGGCAGCGACGTTCCCGTCATCCTGCTCAGCGAAGCACCGGACCACCGTTCCCTGCAGCATTACGCCTTCAAAGCGGTGCTGAGGAAGCCGATCGATATCCAGGAGCTGCGCGAGCTGGTCAGCTCACTGATGATTCAGGAGGAGTCAGATGTTCTCTAG
- a CDS encoding TetR/AcrR family transcriptional regulator codes for MQKEPRKVREFRRREQEILDTALKLFLEQGEDSVTVEMIADAVGIGKGTIYKHFKSKAEIYLRLMLDYERDLNELLHSADVDRDKEALSRAYFEFRMRDPQRYRLFDRLEEKVVKNSQVPEMVEQLHKIRASNFERLTQLIKGRIAEGKLEDVPPYFHYCAAWALVHGAVALYHSPFWSNVLEDQEGFFQFLMDIGVRMGNKRKRENDAPSG; via the coding sequence ATGCAGAAAGAACCCCGTAAAGTCCGTGAGTTCCGCCGTCGCGAGCAGGAAATCCTCGACACCGCTCTGAAACTGTTCCTGGAACAGGGTGAAGACAGCGTCACCGTCGAGATGATCGCCGACGCGGTGGGCATCGGCAAAGGCACCATCTACAAGCACTTCAAGTCGAAGGCGGAGATCTACCTGCGCCTGATGCTCGATTACGAGCGTGACCTGAACGAGCTGCTGCATTCGGCGGATGTGGACCGTGACAAGGAAGCGCTGTCGCGCGCCTACTTCGAATTCCGCATGCGTGACCCGCAGCGCTACCGCCTGTTCGACCGCCTGGAAGAGAAGGTGGTGAAGAACAGCCAGGTGCCCGAGATGGTCGAGCAACTGCACAAGATCCGTGCTTCCAACTTCGAGCGCCTGACCCAGCTGATCAAGGGCCGCATCGCCGAAGGCAAGCTGGAAGACGTCCCGCCGTATTTCCACTACTGCGCGGCCTGGGCCCTGGTGCATGGCGCCGTGGCGCTCTACCACTCGCCGTTCTGGAGCAACGTCCTCGAGGACCAGGAAGGCTTCTTCCAGTTCCTGATGGACATCGGCGTGCGCATGGGCAACAAGCGCAAGCGCGAGAATGACGCCCCATCGGGCTGA
- a CDS encoding TatD family hydrolase: protein MLVDSHCHLDRLDLAAHGGSLDAALEAARARGVGQFLCIGVSADNAAAVKDLASRYADVHCSVGVHPLDLAPGEAPALDWLLGELDHPRVAAIGETGLDYHYEPEAAELQQQAFRLHLEAARITGKPVVVHTREARADTLALLREAALPQAGVLHCFTEDWEMAKAALDIGFYISLSGIVTFRNAEALREVARQVPADRLLVETDSPYLAPIPHRGKPNLPEYVREVAEFLAQLRGVEFEHFAEQTTDNFRRLFPLARLAG, encoded by the coding sequence ATGCTGGTCGATTCCCACTGCCATCTCGATCGCCTCGATCTCGCCGCTCATGGCGGCTCCCTCGATGCGGCGCTCGAGGCTGCCCGTGCCCGCGGTGTCGGGCAGTTCCTCTGCATCGGCGTCAGCGCCGACAACGCCGCCGCGGTCAAGGACCTGGCCAGCCGCTATGCCGACGTGCATTGCTCCGTCGGCGTGCACCCGCTGGACCTGGCTCCCGGCGAAGCCCCGGCCCTGGATTGGCTGCTGGGTGAGCTCGACCACCCCCGCGTTGCCGCCATCGGCGAGACCGGCCTCGACTACCACTACGAGCCCGAGGCCGCCGAGTTGCAACAGCAGGCCTTCCGCCTGCACCTCGAAGCCGCCCGCATCACCGGCAAGCCGGTGGTCGTGCACACCCGCGAGGCGCGCGCCGATACCCTGGCGCTGCTGCGCGAGGCAGCGCTGCCCCAGGCGGGCGTGCTGCACTGCTTCACCGAGGATTGGGAAATGGCCAAGGCGGCCCTGGACATCGGCTTCTATATCTCGCTGTCCGGCATCGTCACCTTCCGCAACGCCGAAGCGCTGCGCGAGGTCGCCCGGCAGGTGCCGGCCGACCGCCTGCTGGTCGAGACCGACTCGCCCTACCTGGCCCCCATTCCGCATCGAGGCAAGCCCAACCTGCCCGAGTACGTGCGGGAGGTCGCCGAGTTCCTCGCACAGCTGCGTGGGGTGGAGTTCGAGCACTTCGCCGAGCAGACCACCGACAACTTCCGGCGCCTGTTCCCCCTGGCGCGCCTGGCGGGTTGA
- a CDS encoding methyl-accepting chemotaxis protein, which yields MSALRGMQQNLRQTISLIADSSTQLASASEQLHAVTEDANRDLLRQNQEIEQAATACNQMSAAVDGVAHNAATTMDASRQADTATRHGREQVGETVRSINALATDVTGSAERVEKLARQMQDVGKVLDVIRSIAEQTNLLALNAAIEAARAGEQGRGFAVVADEVRLLAQRTQQSTQEIEQMVNQLQQEASATVATMQGSSRLAQTTVDLARAADGSLGDIARTIASINEQNVQVASAAEQQAAVAREVDRSLVNIRDLSTQTSAGASQTRASSQDLSRLAVELKSAVASFRL from the coding sequence ATGAGCGCCCTGCGCGGCATGCAGCAGAACCTGCGGCAGACCATCAGCCTCATCGCCGACTCCTCCACCCAGCTCGCCTCGGCCTCCGAGCAACTGCATGCGGTGACCGAAGACGCCAACCGGGACCTCCTGCGGCAGAACCAGGAAATCGAGCAGGCGGCCACGGCCTGCAACCAGATGAGTGCGGCGGTGGATGGGGTGGCCCACAACGCGGCCACGACCATGGACGCCTCGCGCCAGGCCGACACCGCCACGCGCCATGGCCGCGAGCAGGTGGGTGAGACGGTGCGCTCGATCAACGCCCTGGCGACCGATGTGACCGGCAGCGCCGAGCGTGTCGAGAAGCTCGCCCGGCAGATGCAGGACGTCGGCAAGGTGCTCGACGTGATCCGCTCGATTGCCGAGCAGACCAACCTCCTGGCCCTCAACGCCGCCATCGAGGCCGCCCGTGCCGGCGAGCAGGGGCGCGGCTTCGCAGTGGTCGCCGATGAGGTTCGCCTGCTGGCACAGCGCACCCAGCAATCCACCCAGGAAATCGAGCAGATGGTGAACCAGCTGCAGCAGGAGGCCAGCGCCACCGTCGCCACGATGCAGGGCAGTTCGCGCCTGGCCCAGACAACGGTGGACCTCGCCCGGGCCGCCGATGGCAGCCTGGGCGACATCGCCCGGACCATCGCCTCGATCAACGAACAGAACGTCCAGGTGGCCAGCGCTGCCGAACAACAGGCCGCAGTGGCCCGCGAGGTCGACCGCAGCCTGGTCAACATCCGCGACCTGTCCACCCAGACCTCGGCGGGAGCCAGCCAGACCCGCGCCTCCAGCCAGGACCTGTCACGCCTGGCGGTGGAACTCAAGTCCGCCGTCGCCTCGTTCCGCCTGTGA
- a CDS encoding DNA polymerase III subunit delta' — MAEAYPWQESLWQHLAGRPRHAHAYLLHGPAGIGKRALAERLMARLLCQKPEGLDACGQCKSCYLLAAGTHPDNFVLEPEEADKAIKVDQVRELVEFVVQTAQLGGRKVVLLEPAEAMNLNSANALLKSLEEPSGDTVLLLISHQPSRLLPTIKSRCVQQACPLPGEADSLAWLAKALPDADEQVRRDLLVLAGGSPLTAQRLHGQAVLEQRAQVVDGVKKLIKQQVGASQLAEGWNAVPLILLFDWFCDWAQLMLRYQLTRDEEGLGMADMRKVVRYLADKAPQHKVLGFQDWLLQQRQKVLGKANLNRVLLLEALLVQWASLPGPG; from the coding sequence GTGGCTGAAGCCTATCCCTGGCAGGAATCGCTCTGGCAGCACCTCGCCGGGCGTCCGCGTCATGCCCACGCCTACCTGCTGCATGGCCCGGCCGGTATCGGCAAGCGCGCCCTGGCCGAGCGCCTGATGGCGCGTCTCCTGTGCCAGAAGCCCGAGGGCCTCGATGCCTGCGGCCAGTGCAAGTCCTGCTACCTGCTGGCCGCCGGGACCCATCCGGACAACTTCGTGCTGGAGCCGGAAGAAGCAGACAAGGCGATCAAGGTCGACCAGGTCCGCGAACTGGTCGAGTTCGTGGTGCAGACCGCGCAACTCGGTGGGCGCAAGGTCGTCCTGCTCGAACCCGCCGAAGCGATGAACCTGAATTCCGCCAACGCCCTGCTCAAGAGCCTGGAGGAGCCTTCCGGCGACACCGTGCTGCTGCTCATCAGCCACCAGCCCAGCCGGCTGCTGCCGACCATCAAGAGCCGTTGCGTGCAGCAGGCCTGCCCGTTGCCGGGCGAGGCGGACAGCCTGGCCTGGCTGGCGAAGGCGCTGCCGGATGCCGACGAACAGGTCCGCCGCGACCTGCTGGTGCTGGCCGGCGGCTCGCCGCTCACCGCGCAGCGCCTGCACGGCCAGGCGGTGCTGGAGCAGCGCGCCCAGGTGGTGGACGGGGTGAAGAAACTGATCAAGCAGCAGGTGGGGGCGAGCCAACTGGCCGAAGGCTGGAACGCGGTGCCGCTGATCCTGCTGTTCGACTGGTTCTGCGATTGGGCGCAACTGATGCTGCGCTACCAGCTGACGCGTGATGAAGAAGGCCTGGGCATGGCCGACATGCGCAAGGTCGTCCGGTACCTCGCCGACAAGGCTCCCCAGCACAAGGTGCTGGGGTTCCAGGACTGGTTGCTGCAGCAGCGGCAGAAGGTCCTGGGCAAGGCCAACCTCAACCGTGTCTTGCTTCTCGAAGCCTTGCTGGTGCAGTGGGCAAGCCTGCCCGGACCGGGCTAG